tttttccacttttttttcatgttgcaaGAAAAATCGCtgcaaattaatgaaaaaaaaattgacttaacgattttctctttttagaaacgaaaggagaagtttttttttttttttaagttttcagAAATACGCATAAAAATATGTTCAgttaatagaaaaatgaataagaaatataaaatgattaacgaatagacacacacatagactGATCAAATGTTAAGTGCGGTTTggttgtcttgagagagagagagagagagagagagagagagagagagagagagagagagagagtcctccaTTCTTGCCTTAAtgagtagaaagagagaaaaaaggtgacGTCACTCAAGGCTTTTGTAACACCACCCTTCATTTGtttcctgtcacacacacacacacacacacacacacacacacacacacacacacacacacacacacacacacacacacacacacacacacacacacacacactacagttcttttcttttattttctcttccttttttttatttcacaagtacattattattattattattattattattattattattattattatatgttgtATTTTATCATAGGGAAACTTCTACGGatatttattgattatttatttaatttttgtaatctattttattttatttggtctctttttgtgtgtttatctgttgttattaatatattttcttttcccttttcattttttttttttttttcattttctcttgctCGGTTGTTCCTGTTGACTAACTTTCTTCTTTGATGACTAACTCCTGAACCTGGAAACCttttaaacactctctctctctctctctctctctctctctctctctctctctctctctctctctctctctctctctctctctctctctctctctcttccccgtcAATATTTATCAAATCCCCAAAATATTCGTCAATTTTCTCACAATCGTACGACACAATCTCTACCTAACTCTaattcttatcctttcttctctctctctctctcgctctcttttctccctccccgtttgcactctctttcttctgcttgTCTCTTATCTTAATATATTGTTACTTATGGCTGTTGCTTCCTTGCTTTTATCAtgattccttctccttccttcctttatttctttctttgcatCATTTCTTccgttcttcattctctcatttatttcttcgcTTGCTCGCtggttattccttttttttattctaattccTTCGCTgtatgtttccttcttttctcctcgcctttctttttattgacaAATCCTCGCTCCATCCTTATCCTATATCCTTGCCATTCCCTTTTATCAATcccactctccccctctcctcttcttatctacttctgtttgtctttctcctttccgtCTCTTTCATATCCCATTTATAtacgtctttctcctccctcgtcttttctctttccttccttcttattccttcttctttatggctatccttttcttacttcttcttcgttatctactttcttttctttcctatacattctttctatccattcttcttttactttttacactttacattcttttcaacccatctctctctctctctctctctctctctctctctctctctctctctctctctctctctctctctctctctctctctctctctctctctctctctctctctctctctctctctctctctcccccttgttATGCCTCCAATCCTGCTACACTGCCTCATTGACTCAATAACACGCCTGCCGTTCTGCCTTTGCTGCCTCCACTCCTGCTCCATCCTGACATCCCTATAACCTCCTGCCTGTCTCACACCATCCTGCCCCATGCCCATCCTTGTCCTGCTCCATCCTGCTCCTGTACATCCTTCTCCTGCCGCCCCCGCCGCTTCCCACTAACACAGGCTGCCCTGCGTTAGGTATCGTGAGAGTTACAGCCGAGAGGTGGGCCCGACGTCTCTATCCTCGACGGGCAGGGATGGTTCAGGCCGCGTCTCTGTCCTTGAGGCGAGTCGCGGCCCCCTCCAAGACCTTTCGTACGAGACGCTGGCCAGGAATCTTGACGCCAATCTCGCCGAAATCGACATGGATGACTTCCACAGTGAGGACATCCACAATCTTCTCACTCTGCCGACCATGTGTGGAGAGTTTCAGGTGTGTGTatattggagtgtgtgtgtgtgtgtgtgtgtgtgtgtgtgtgtgtgtgtgtgtgtgtgtgtttaaaggtcATGATTTAATATTCATACTAGTGACGTAGAGAATGATATCAAAATAGAAACTGAAAgagaaagttgtgtgtgtgtgtgtgtgtgtgtacatctatTTTTAACACctgctcttcccctccccccccctcccgcAGAGTGCCGGAGACGGGGAGATGTTCGCCAGCGTGTCGGGTTCCATGATGAACAAAATCGACCTGGGGGCCTCCGTCAGCCCCCATGCGTCCTCCCACTGCGACGATGAAGACGAGGACGGCgagtacaaggaagaggaggaggaggaggaggaagaggaagaagaagaggagagctgTGACAGGAGGGACGACGAAGAGTACAGCGGGGTGAGCGGCGACCTGTCCCTGTACCAGTCCGGGCCGCTGTTCTCGCCCCTGAAAGAGCCGCCGCCCCTCGCCAACACCACCTTCAGTGTGGACTCCCTGGACTGCGACTCCCTGCACGACGACCTCATCCTCACGTGCCAGGCCAACAAGGATAACTACACCATTGCCTTCGAGGGGTCCTTTGTGCAGTACTCAGAGGACTCCGACTACCatgaagcaggtgtgtgtgtgcccctgtctctgtctgtctgtccagcctttagtctgtctgtctttatacaTGTGTGTCTTCCTGTAAACTGACCTGCGTTTTCCCCACAGAGAGCGAGTCAAGCGGCAGCAACCACTGGTCCACGGAGAGGCTTGAGGGCCGCAACTCCGCCCCCGCCATGACCCACTCAGACCAGCCCTACACCACCTGGTCCAGGGTCGGTCGCCGTGCCTCCCGCACGCCTGAGGTGCCTTCCAGAGCCATGAGTGGCCAGCAACAGGCGGCAGGGGCGGCGGAGGCCACGAGGACATCGGACCAGAACCAGGCTAGCACCAAGAGTAACAGCATGCCCAACCTGATGCGCCGCTCGCTGATGCGCCGTTCGCTGGAGGCGTCCGGCGGTTGCGTGAAGGTGTTTGACCTGCAGAACAGCATGCGCTCCAGCCAGACCAGCAAGATCGCTGGGGAGACCAACAACTTCTCGCTGGTGAAGCTGTTCATGCGGCAAAAGAGCCTGAGCAAGGAGGCAGTGAGTTTGTCGTCCAGCATCTCACAGGAGGGGCCGTGCTCCAGCTCCGACAACCAGTCCAACGTGCACGACTCCTCGGACTGGCCCATGAACAGCCAGTCAGAAAATGACATGGACGGCAGCGCCTCGCCCGTACCGCCTCCAACCCTCATGCGGCAGAATGGCgtcatctaccaccaccaccaccatcaccaccaccaccaccaccaagagcgAGGCTTCAGGCGCCGCACTGGCTCGCTGGGCCACGACATGACGCCGAGGACCAACCAGCAGCAGGAGTACAGCTCGCCggaccacagcaccaccaccagcgacaCCTTCACCAACAACACCGCTAAcacacagcaacagcaacaacagcagcagcagcagcagcagcagcaggacggaatcatcaacaacaacaacataattaCGGCTGCAAACCATCCGCTGGACAACACCGGCCTCACGCTCACCAACACCATGGACAACGTCACCAGCTTCGAGGACAGCCTGAAGGAGACCAACCCGTGCTCCAAGCCGCCCGTCACCAGCCCCATCCGCGAGGAGCCAGAGGGAATGGACATTTCGATGGACAGCCGTGGTGAGAGCAAGGTGCTGCTGGACCAGTCAGAGAAGGAGACTAAAATCATGCACGAGGTCTTGCGGCTGCGGGACAAACTTAACATGGAGAAGAACCACATCCCCGCCAAGGCGTCgcagaaggagaaaaacaacaacagaaataacTTTAACAACTTGTTGGGTGAAGAACACAAGCGAGCACAGTCCCCAGGTGCTTCCAAAAAGGCTGGTGCCGCCGTGGTGGtcgctaacaacaacaacaaacgagaTGGGTCTGGCGCCACGTCCATGCGGAGGCGCCAGGACTCTGGGAACTCTTCCAGCGGGTATGCGTCCAACAGGGGCTCGACCGAAAAGATCAGGCGACCGTCAGACTCAGACCCTAGCAGCGTGTCGCAGCAGAAGCCTCGCCCCAAGCCAAGGGTGATGAAGCAGATGTCCGACCAGTGCCTGCAGACTTCCAACCTGAAGGTGTCGGCGATGGTCAACACAAGCTTCAacgtagagaagaaggaagtgtaCGTGTACTACCCCAACTACGCACTGCCAGACCTCGGCTTCCTCAAGGACAAGAAGTACAACATTGACGCCCGAGTGTTCCTGGTGCCACAACACTACACCGCCCGCCCCGACGAGGCACGGCGAGGCAAGGATTCCTCCAAGCTGCGACGACCCTTCTCCTGCGGCGACATGGAGAAGCTAAAGAAGCACGGCTTTGGCCACATCAAGGACTGGGACTCCCTCAACTTCCTGCTACCAAAAGAACTGAAAGAAATGCTTCTCGATGAAACTGAGTGCATGGAGACCACCAAGCCTTCCTTCTGTCAGTCCCCGAAGCCTTCCCGCCGCCCCGCCAGTGCAGACTACTCCCTGCAGCAGAAGTGTTCCCATGACATCATCAAGGCGTCAGCCAGCAACAGCAGCCTCAACTCCACCCAGCCGTCGTCAGGCTACCGAGGCTCCTCCACCATGCTCAACGACTCAGAGGGCGAGAACGGCAGCAGCAGATTTGAAATACCAACAGACGCTGAGAGCACAGAGAAGCCGCCACCCCTGCCCAAGCGCTCCATCTCTCTGCCCGTAGAGGAGCGCCAAGACTCTGAGGATCCAGACACGCCCCCGCCTCGGCCGCCGCTTCCGAGAGGAATTCTAAGGAAATCCTCATCACTTAAGGATGACGGAAGCAAAGGCACCACTAACAAGAGGTTCAGTGCTATTGAGTCCGGTAGGGGCGGCATGCGGGAGGACCTGCTCAAGAGAAGGTCGCTGCAGGAGCCTATGGAACACATGGCTCACCGCGTGTCCCGGGACACCATCCCCGAGGCGGCTCCCAGCAGTGTGCCTcacgagggcgaggaggaggtgcCTCCCAGCCTGCCCTCCCCCATGGGCTGCAGCTGCGTGAGTCAGTGCACAGGCTTCTGCGGCAAAGGTCTCCAGAAGAAAAACCTACTAAGAGTGAGTGAGCTGCCAGATGTGTCCAGTCACGAAGACCTGACGGAGGACGACCTGCTGCGCATCCGATCTCAAGTGAGCAACTTGTTGGTGGCGCGTGGCAGCGTGGGCTCACTGCTGACAGACGGGGGTGCTGCCTGCGATCTCTGCCCCAAGAAGAGCGTCAGCTTCGCGGAGAAGGTTAGTACAGTCATGCTCTACTTCCCCAGGGTCACACTCGCTGCCTGTGCACTGCTGCTGGCGGTCATAATGCAGTTTTAGTTACGTATATATTATGCATGCAGTTACATAGCTCTTTACATTACGTTGGTGCATTGTTAGGCTGCATGTTTTTCTCTGGAAAAGTAGCCTGTGGTTATGTTAGACTGTGTCTTTAGCGGTGCCTTTCTCCCATGCTGGTACCTCATCGGACCGTGTTGTAAGCTAAGTGTGAAAAATGAGTTGGCATTTGAGTTCTCTCCGTGCAGGTTTCGTGAAC
The Portunus trituberculatus isolate SZX2019 chromosome 39, ASM1759143v1, whole genome shotgun sequence DNA segment above includes these coding regions:
- the LOC123515402 gene encoding LOW QUALITY PROTEIN: uncharacterized protein LOC123515402 (The sequence of the model RefSeq protein was modified relative to this genomic sequence to represent the inferred CDS: deleted 2 bases in 1 codon), whose product is MVLIKCKDANYLTRIYLDREGIHALKIVGRVGVGGSAPDHVMSEAQPGHAHLLHHQPNDDVTKFTGDVSGRDNQSASVISQATDGEFEHDTADYQWLLDYELPCVRYRESYSREVGPTSLSSTGRDGSGRVSVLEASRGPLQDLSYETLARNLDANLAEIDMDDFHSEDIHNLLTLPTMCGEFQSAGDGEMFASVSGSMMNKIDLGASVSPHASSHCDDEDEDGEYKEEEEEEEEEEEEEESCDRRDDEEYSGVSGDLSLYQSGPLFSPLKEPPPLANTTFSVDSLDCDSLHDDLILTCQANKDNYTIAFEGSFVQYSEDSDYHEAESESSGSNHWSTERLEGRNSAPAMTHSDQPYTTWSRVGRRASRTPEVPSRAMSGQQQAAGAAEATRTSDQNQASTKSNSMPNLMRRSLMRRSLEASGGCVKVFDLQNSMRSSQTSKIAGETNNFSLVKLFMRQKSLSKEAVSLSSSISQEGPCSSSDNQSNVHDSSDWPMNSQSENDMDGSASPVPPPTLMRQNGVIYHHHHHHHHHHHQERGFRRRTGSLGHDMTPRTNQQQEYSSPDHSTTTSDTFTNNTANTQQQQQQQQQQQQQQDGIINNNNIITAANHPLDNTGLTLTNTMDNVTSFEDSLKETNPCSKPPVTSPIREEPEGMDISMDSRGESKVLLDQSEKETKIMHEVLRLRDKLNMEKNHIPAKASQKEKNNNRNNFNNLLGEEHKRAQSPGASKKAGAAVVVANNNNKRDGSGATSMRRRQDSGNSSSGYASNRGSTEKIRRPSDSDPSSVSQQKPRPKPRVMKQMSDQCLQTSNLKVSAMVNTSFNVEKKEVYVYYPNYALPDLGFLKDKKYNIDARVFLVPQHYTARPDEARRGKDSSKLRRPFSCGDMEKLKKHGFGHIKDWDSLNFLLPKELKEMLLDETECMETTKPSFCQSPKPSRRPASADYSLQQKCSHDIIKASASNSSLNSTQPSSGYRGSSTMLNDSEGENGSSRFEIPTDAESTEKPPPLPKRSISLPVEERQDSEDPDTPPPRPPLPRGILRKSSSLKDDGSKGTTNKRFSAIESGRGGMREDLLKRRSLQEPMEHMAHRVSRDTIPEAAPSSVPHEGEEEVPPSLPSPMGCSCVSQCTGFCGKGLQKKNLLRVSELPDVSSHEDLTEDDLLRIRSQVSNLLVARGSVGSLLTDGGAACDLCPKKSVSFAEKNQCLEGGGGGGGGSGGGGSGGSPIGGEGAGVATEDEARPMVYDAHDKKTLVLSVRAAVEKLVTHFSTGTQQEKVRLGTSAMTPAVAQLALDKLCPAVYALLSDGLHPSLQSLFGKINNSVWRVIEVTSQISPSTKALNDLVLTLNSEECLSEGPIKFNAFIFGLLNIRSLDSWLGYLRTRESVIQKHYHPEAFLYLANTATKSLYDDLLLSLRPLALLPFNLDLLHEYKALHASLQKMEERLLLHTGSKESPGDRPPSVLDLHSKETKEFKNAAQQDRVKALMRVLASPELDEHELLHSTLDHSRDRSRSPRPRSCYDHVTGEELSPAQRKRWSGVQLGSRLLTAIDKLMLEEAAGTSSEDYTDSIDNPKSGRSSGPRRGSVGLNDDLPSDLRISDVSSRDGDVSERSASEKDTENEKGAKACVESERDEEPEGVRFRRLQLKWEQMASPEKKPAKAQQQQQQQQQQQQQQPQQPPQPQPPQPEKSISPSSGSRSRIPRPVSMTSPQRPFKAFDPSKEKTSPQVKQPPKYVPASPKELPKPAPRRSLKDKAACQSPAGDEQGGAVRPPSVRSRLAPRPTSISNNMVRASSVPGRVPASADKSSSPSGRYEGQRRYGGQPRSASHGRRVTPGDSPKLVQTLHHRLATDNGHLSFNRGDILTVVVEVDDRYLLCCHNDRKGLVPRASVIIHEE